One stretch of Arachis hypogaea cultivar Tifrunner chromosome 20, arahy.Tifrunner.gnm2.J5K5, whole genome shotgun sequence DNA includes these proteins:
- the LOC112783438 gene encoding uncharacterized protein isoform X5, with amino-acid sequence MGHVNLLHGTVFLNKLSFHDFPKLFKQRICSYTRKFPKFHKHYAASLALQVGEKLASHVESTLKHKIYVSKGEELNGIPHIQTLGEFPREELIGKVVMVRFDSNILLKPESDQKIQSDFNARFTIKYLYDAGAKVILVSDWDMNNSEFLCQASVADFLTEILQLQVVPLQGISCNKLSKITDLKKENVYLLENLSDFKEEVANSLEFATELSSGVDIFVNDSFSQSHKVLASTVGITRFCYACIAGFHFEERLSILKNIAEASRKPYFAIIGGGNFYDKAASFEFLASRCQGFVFVGMMAFQVMHALGVSVPQNLVDHKSFNKALDIVRLAQDKNIEILYPKDFWCRNKCDPKQLQVFPSHGILDVWVPVDLGPASLDEICSSLANCKKILWIGPVKFVDSNKCTNQASKLVEFLVQLSQSNCNITIVGNTACQLMSQERSPMSSTSMIENASVVWEFLKGRKLPGVMALDRAYPSEINWKDVYSDPAQPLVVDIGSGNGLFLLEMARRRQDLNFLGLEINEKLVLRCLDSILQLGIKNGHFIATNATSTFRSIVSTYPGELVLVSIQILISINLSIGGGCCRDL; translated from the exons ATGGGACACGTTAATCTACTCCATGGCACAGTCTTTCTAAACAAATTAAGTTTCCATGACTTCCCCAAGTTGTTTAAGCAACGAATTTGCTCTTATACTAGAAAATTTCCGAAATTTCATAAGCATTATGCTGCTTCACTGGCTTTGCaag tgGGTGAGAAGTTAGCAAGTCATGTTGAGAGCACACTTAAGCATAAG ATTTATGTTAGTAAGGGAGAAGAGTTGAATGGTATTCCTCATATACAAACTCTTGGAGAATTTCCTAGGGAGGAGCTTATTGGAAAAGTTGTCATGGTCAGATTTGATTCTAACATATTACTCAAGCCAGAGAGTGACCAGAAGATTCAATCAGATTTTAATGCAAGGTTtacaattaaatatttatatgatGCGGGAGCAAAGGTAATCTTGGTCAGTGATTGGGACATGAATAATTCAGAGTTTCTTTGTCAAGCTTCAGTTGCAG ATTTTTTGACAGAAATTCTTCAACTACAAGTTGTTCCACTGCAAGGCATTTCTTGTAATAAACTATCAAAGATTACAGACCTCAAGAAAGAGAATGTTTATTTGCTTGAGAATCTTTCTGATTTTAAAGAGGAAGTTGCCAATTCTTTGGAGTTTGCTACAGAATTATCATCAGGAGTTGATATCTTTGTCAATGACTCCTTCTCCCAGTCTCATAAAGTTCTAGCATCAACTGTTGGTATTACTCGTTTCTGTTATGCCTGTATAGCTGGTTTTCACTTTGAGGAGAGGCTTTCTATACTGAAGAATATTGCAGAAGCTAGTAGGAAACCATATTTTGCAATT ATTGGGGGCGGAAACTTCTATGATAAAGCAGCTTCCTTTGAGTTTCTAGCTTCCAGATGCCAGGGGTTTGTCTTTGTCGGAATGATGGCATTTCAAGTAATGCATGCATTAGGAGTATCAGTTCCTCAGAACTTGGTGGATCATAAGTCATTTAATAAAGCCTTGGATATAGTTAGACTTGCTCAGGATAAAAATATAGAGATTCTGTATCCAAAAGATTTTTGGTGTAGGAATAAATGTGATCCTAAGCAATTGCAAGTATTTCCATCTCATGGCATTTTGGATG TTTGGGTGCCTGTTGACCTTGGACCTGCATCATTGGATGAAATATGTTCCTCTCTTGCAAATTGCAAG AAAATTCTTTGGATTGGTCCAGTGAAATTTGTTGATTCCAATAAGTGCACAAATCAGGCCTCTAAATTGGTGGAATTTCTTGTACAATTGAGCCAAAGCAACTGTAACATAACCATTGTTGGGAACACGGCTTGTCAACTGATGAGCCAGGAAAGAAGTCCGATGTCCTCTACAAGTATGATTGAGAATGCCTCAGTTGTATGGGAATTTCTCAAAGGAAGAAAGCTCCCTGGTGTTATGGCTCTAGACAGA GCCTATCCATCTGAAATCAACTGGAAGGATGTTTATTCTGACCCTGCTCAGCCTCTGGTTGTTGATATAGGAAGTG GTAATGGACTTTTTCTTCTCGAAATGGCTAGGAGGAGGCAAGATTTAAACTTCCTTGGTTTGGAGATTAATGAAAAG CTTGTTTTGCGCTGTTTGGACTCTATTCTTCAACTTGGCATAAAGAATGG GCACTTTATTGCTACTAATGCAACATCAACATTCCGTTCAATTGTTTCTACTTACCCGGGAGAGTTAGTTCTTGTCTCAATACAG ATCCTGATTTCAATAAACCTGAGCATAGGTGGAGGATGCTGCAGAGATCTTTAA
- the LOC112783602 gene encoding uncharacterized protein → MMSPNKFPADRGSPPQPLRQTPLQIIHVAANFMRIWSIYSMYRYLTQSGASVVLFLFACIAPAAILFLILQKPWKGRPLSNTQVVPSIINGAITALYFVLWGKGLRSCGPVRAILSEYSGAVLGVLSALLYGRRSNLWKKIGGLVAMLASLYLLSEGWATATYSPFSWEDREDSEAQTEQALGLRQMLVPILAGILSALRRVIARRVSIKNQLKRRLHALTIASATCFMFPFAMWDMIIGSPSGDSGKLPFSTWAFLSTIFFGNIVIFYADSIAEERLHMVFSSPRHLTVAGACIIIMENVYKMDFSLIGFTVCCLILGFGIYEATSLDRSRTDSIKTSDLSNGEFDSQIHMSSLPT, encoded by the exons ATGATGTCCCCGAACAAATTCCCGGCGGATCGAGGTTCTCCTCCTCAACCTCTAAG ACAAACACCATTGCAAATTATTCATGTTGCTGCAAATTTCATGAGGATATGGTCGATATACTCCATGTATCGCTACTTAACCCAAAGTGGAGCTTCGgttgttcttttcttgtttgCCTGCATAGCTCCTGCAGCAATCCTCTTTTTGATTTTGCAAAAGCCTTGGAAGGGCAGGCCACTTTCTAATACACAG GTTGTGCCATCCATAATAAATGGTGCTATAACAGCACTGTATTTTGTCTTGTGGGGAAAGGGACTGAGATCATGTGGACCAGTTAG AGCAATACTGTCTGAGTATTCTGGTGCTGTCCTTGGGGTACTATCTGCACTGTTATATGGGAGGAGAAGCAATTTGTGGAAAAAG ATAGGTGGCCTAGTTGCAATGTTGGCATCTCTATACCTGCTTTCTGAAGGCTGGGCTACAGCAACTTATTCTCCATTCT CATGGGAAGATAGAGAGGACTCAGAGGCTCAAACTGAACAAGCTCTGGGCTTGAGGCAAATGCTAGTTCCTATTTTGGCTGGAATCCTATCAGCCCTCAGAAGGGTGATTGCGAGACGTGTTTCAATTAAG AATCAACTTAAAAGGCGGCTTCATGCTTTAACAATTGCCTCAGCAACATGTTTTATGTTTCCTTTTGCCATGTGGGACATGATCATA GGTTCACCTTCTGGCGATAGTGGAAAGTTGCCATTCTCTACTTGGGCCTTTTTGAGCACTATTTTCTTTGGAAACATTGTGATATTCTATGCTGACAGTATAGCAGAGGAGAG ATTGCACATGGTTTTCTCTTCACCAAGACATTTAACAGTAGCTGGTGCATGCATCATCATCATGGAGAATGTGTACAAGATGGATTTTTCTCTCATTGGCTTCACGGTTTGCTGCTTAATATTAGGTTTTG GGATATATGAAGCAACTTCATTGGATCGCAGTAGAACGGATTCAATAAAAACTTCAGATTTATCAAATGGGGAATTCGATAGTCAAATTCATATGTCCTCGCTACCAACCTGA
- the LOC112783438 gene encoding uncharacterized protein isoform X1: protein MGHVNLLHGTVFLNKLSFHDFPKLFKQRICSYTRKFPKFHKHYAASLALQVGEKLASHVESTLKHKIYVSKGEELNGIPHIQTLGEFPREELIGKVVMVRFDSNILLKPESDQKIQSDFNARFTIKYLYDAGAKVILVSDWDMNNSEFLCQASVADFLTEILQLQVVPLQGISCNKLSKITDLKKENVYLLENLSDFKEEVANSLEFATELSSGVDIFVNDSFSQSHKVLASTVGITRFCYACIAGFHFEERLSILKNIAEASRKPYFAIIGGGNFYDKAASFEFLASRCQGFVFVGMMAFQVMHALGVSVPQNLVDHKSFNKALDIVRLAQDKNIEILYPKDFWCRNKCDPKQLQVFPSHGILDVWVPVDLGPASLDEICSSLANCKKILWIGPVKFVDSNKCTNQASKLVEFLVQLSQSNCNITIVGNTACQLMSQERSPMSSTSMIENASVVWEFLKGRKLPGVMALDRAYPSEINWKDVYSDPAQPLVVDIGSGNGLFLLEMARRRQDLNFLGLEINEKLVLRCLDSILQLGIKNGHFIATNATSTFRSIVSTYPGELVLVSIQCPDPDFNKPEHRWRMLQRSLIEAAVDLLAPDGKVVFLQSDVKAVAMRMKEQFLRHGKGKLDLMHSQNNGQSEWLEENPFRVRSDWERHVLERRDPMYRMMFSKSHDINEISAANDM from the exons ATGGGACACGTTAATCTACTCCATGGCACAGTCTTTCTAAACAAATTAAGTTTCCATGACTTCCCCAAGTTGTTTAAGCAACGAATTTGCTCTTATACTAGAAAATTTCCGAAATTTCATAAGCATTATGCTGCTTCACTGGCTTTGCaag tgGGTGAGAAGTTAGCAAGTCATGTTGAGAGCACACTTAAGCATAAG ATTTATGTTAGTAAGGGAGAAGAGTTGAATGGTATTCCTCATATACAAACTCTTGGAGAATTTCCTAGGGAGGAGCTTATTGGAAAAGTTGTCATGGTCAGATTTGATTCTAACATATTACTCAAGCCAGAGAGTGACCAGAAGATTCAATCAGATTTTAATGCAAGGTTtacaattaaatatttatatgatGCGGGAGCAAAGGTAATCTTGGTCAGTGATTGGGACATGAATAATTCAGAGTTTCTTTGTCAAGCTTCAGTTGCAG ATTTTTTGACAGAAATTCTTCAACTACAAGTTGTTCCACTGCAAGGCATTTCTTGTAATAAACTATCAAAGATTACAGACCTCAAGAAAGAGAATGTTTATTTGCTTGAGAATCTTTCTGATTTTAAAGAGGAAGTTGCCAATTCTTTGGAGTTTGCTACAGAATTATCATCAGGAGTTGATATCTTTGTCAATGACTCCTTCTCCCAGTCTCATAAAGTTCTAGCATCAACTGTTGGTATTACTCGTTTCTGTTATGCCTGTATAGCTGGTTTTCACTTTGAGGAGAGGCTTTCTATACTGAAGAATATTGCAGAAGCTAGTAGGAAACCATATTTTGCAATT ATTGGGGGCGGAAACTTCTATGATAAAGCAGCTTCCTTTGAGTTTCTAGCTTCCAGATGCCAGGGGTTTGTCTTTGTCGGAATGATGGCATTTCAAGTAATGCATGCATTAGGAGTATCAGTTCCTCAGAACTTGGTGGATCATAAGTCATTTAATAAAGCCTTGGATATAGTTAGACTTGCTCAGGATAAAAATATAGAGATTCTGTATCCAAAAGATTTTTGGTGTAGGAATAAATGTGATCCTAAGCAATTGCAAGTATTTCCATCTCATGGCATTTTGGATG TTTGGGTGCCTGTTGACCTTGGACCTGCATCATTGGATGAAATATGTTCCTCTCTTGCAAATTGCAAG AAAATTCTTTGGATTGGTCCAGTGAAATTTGTTGATTCCAATAAGTGCACAAATCAGGCCTCTAAATTGGTGGAATTTCTTGTACAATTGAGCCAAAGCAACTGTAACATAACCATTGTTGGGAACACGGCTTGTCAACTGATGAGCCAGGAAAGAAGTCCGATGTCCTCTACAAGTATGATTGAGAATGCCTCAGTTGTATGGGAATTTCTCAAAGGAAGAAAGCTCCCTGGTGTTATGGCTCTAGACAGA GCCTATCCATCTGAAATCAACTGGAAGGATGTTTATTCTGACCCTGCTCAGCCTCTGGTTGTTGATATAGGAAGTG GTAATGGACTTTTTCTTCTCGAAATGGCTAGGAGGAGGCAAGATTTAAACTTCCTTGGTTTGGAGATTAATGAAAAG CTTGTTTTGCGCTGTTTGGACTCTATTCTTCAACTTGGCATAAAGAATGG GCACTTTATTGCTACTAATGCAACATCAACATTCCGTTCAATTGTTTCTACTTACCCGGGAGAGTTAGTTCTTGTCTCAATACAG TGTCCAGATCCTGATTTCAATAAACCTGAGCATAGGTGGAGGATGCTGCAGAGATCTTTAATTGAAGCAGCGGTGGATCTTCTAGCACCTGACGGGAAGGTA GTGTTTTTGCAATCTGATGTCAAAGCTGTAGCAATGAGAATGAAAGAACAATTTTTAAGACATGGCAAGGGTAAGCTTGATTTGATGCATAGTCAAAACAATGGCCAAAGTGAGTGGCTTGAAGAAAACCCTTTTAGGGTTAGATCGGATTGGGAAAGACATGTTTTGGAGCGCAGGGACCCAATGTACCGAATGATGTTCTCTAAATCACATGATATTAATGAAATTTCAGCTGCAAATGATATGTAA
- the LOC112783438 gene encoding uncharacterized protein isoform X2 codes for MGHVNLLHGTVFLNKLSFHDFPKLFKQRICSYTRKFPKFHKHYAASLALQVGEKLASHVESTLKHKIYVSKGEELNGIPHIQTLGEFPREELIGKVVMVRFDSNILLKPESDQKIQSDFNARFTIKYLYDAGAKVILVSDWDMNNSEFLCQASVADFLTEILQLQVVPLQGISCNKLSKITDLKKENVYLLENLSDFKEEVANSLEFATELSSGVDIFVNDSFSQSHKVLASTVGITRFCYACIAGFHFEERLSILKNIAEASRKPYFAIIGGGNFYDKAASFEFLASRCQGFVFVGMMAFQVMHALGVSVPQNLVDHKSFNKALDIVRLAQDKNIEILYPKDFWCRNKCDPKQLQVFPSHGILDVWVPVDLGPASLDEICSSLANCKKILWIGPVKFVDSNKCTNQASKLVEFLVQLSQSNCNITIVGNTACQLMSQERSPMSSTSMIENASVVWEFLKGRKLPGVMALDRAYPSEINWKDVYSDPAQPLVVDIGSGNGLFLLEMARRRQDLNFLGLEINEKLVLRCLDSILQLGIKNGHFIATNATSTFRSIVSTYPGELVLVSIQCPDPDFNKPEHRWRMLQRSLIEAAVDLLAPDGKVFLQSDVKAVAMRMKEQFLRHGKGKLDLMHSQNNGQSEWLEENPFRVRSDWERHVLERRDPMYRMMFSKSHDINEISAANDM; via the exons ATGGGACACGTTAATCTACTCCATGGCACAGTCTTTCTAAACAAATTAAGTTTCCATGACTTCCCCAAGTTGTTTAAGCAACGAATTTGCTCTTATACTAGAAAATTTCCGAAATTTCATAAGCATTATGCTGCTTCACTGGCTTTGCaag tgGGTGAGAAGTTAGCAAGTCATGTTGAGAGCACACTTAAGCATAAG ATTTATGTTAGTAAGGGAGAAGAGTTGAATGGTATTCCTCATATACAAACTCTTGGAGAATTTCCTAGGGAGGAGCTTATTGGAAAAGTTGTCATGGTCAGATTTGATTCTAACATATTACTCAAGCCAGAGAGTGACCAGAAGATTCAATCAGATTTTAATGCAAGGTTtacaattaaatatttatatgatGCGGGAGCAAAGGTAATCTTGGTCAGTGATTGGGACATGAATAATTCAGAGTTTCTTTGTCAAGCTTCAGTTGCAG ATTTTTTGACAGAAATTCTTCAACTACAAGTTGTTCCACTGCAAGGCATTTCTTGTAATAAACTATCAAAGATTACAGACCTCAAGAAAGAGAATGTTTATTTGCTTGAGAATCTTTCTGATTTTAAAGAGGAAGTTGCCAATTCTTTGGAGTTTGCTACAGAATTATCATCAGGAGTTGATATCTTTGTCAATGACTCCTTCTCCCAGTCTCATAAAGTTCTAGCATCAACTGTTGGTATTACTCGTTTCTGTTATGCCTGTATAGCTGGTTTTCACTTTGAGGAGAGGCTTTCTATACTGAAGAATATTGCAGAAGCTAGTAGGAAACCATATTTTGCAATT ATTGGGGGCGGAAACTTCTATGATAAAGCAGCTTCCTTTGAGTTTCTAGCTTCCAGATGCCAGGGGTTTGTCTTTGTCGGAATGATGGCATTTCAAGTAATGCATGCATTAGGAGTATCAGTTCCTCAGAACTTGGTGGATCATAAGTCATTTAATAAAGCCTTGGATATAGTTAGACTTGCTCAGGATAAAAATATAGAGATTCTGTATCCAAAAGATTTTTGGTGTAGGAATAAATGTGATCCTAAGCAATTGCAAGTATTTCCATCTCATGGCATTTTGGATG TTTGGGTGCCTGTTGACCTTGGACCTGCATCATTGGATGAAATATGTTCCTCTCTTGCAAATTGCAAG AAAATTCTTTGGATTGGTCCAGTGAAATTTGTTGATTCCAATAAGTGCACAAATCAGGCCTCTAAATTGGTGGAATTTCTTGTACAATTGAGCCAAAGCAACTGTAACATAACCATTGTTGGGAACACGGCTTGTCAACTGATGAGCCAGGAAAGAAGTCCGATGTCCTCTACAAGTATGATTGAGAATGCCTCAGTTGTATGGGAATTTCTCAAAGGAAGAAAGCTCCCTGGTGTTATGGCTCTAGACAGA GCCTATCCATCTGAAATCAACTGGAAGGATGTTTATTCTGACCCTGCTCAGCCTCTGGTTGTTGATATAGGAAGTG GTAATGGACTTTTTCTTCTCGAAATGGCTAGGAGGAGGCAAGATTTAAACTTCCTTGGTTTGGAGATTAATGAAAAG CTTGTTTTGCGCTGTTTGGACTCTATTCTTCAACTTGGCATAAAGAATGG GCACTTTATTGCTACTAATGCAACATCAACATTCCGTTCAATTGTTTCTACTTACCCGGGAGAGTTAGTTCTTGTCTCAATACAG TGTCCAGATCCTGATTTCAATAAACCTGAGCATAGGTGGAGGATGCTGCAGAGATCTTTAATTGAAGCAGCGGTGGATCTTCTAGCACCTGACGGGAAG GTGTTTTTGCAATCTGATGTCAAAGCTGTAGCAATGAGAATGAAAGAACAATTTTTAAGACATGGCAAGGGTAAGCTTGATTTGATGCATAGTCAAAACAATGGCCAAAGTGAGTGGCTTGAAGAAAACCCTTTTAGGGTTAGATCGGATTGGGAAAGACATGTTTTGGAGCGCAGGGACCCAATGTACCGAATGATGTTCTCTAAATCACATGATATTAATGAAATTTCAGCTGCAAATGATATGTAA
- the LOC112783438 gene encoding uncharacterized protein isoform X3, translating to MLRAHLSIREELIGKVVMVRFDSNILLKPESDQKIQSDFNARFTIKYLYDAGAKVILVSDWDMNNSEFLCQASVADFLTEILQLQVVPLQGISCNKLSKITDLKKENVYLLENLSDFKEEVANSLEFATELSSGVDIFVNDSFSQSHKVLASTVGITRFCYACIAGFHFEERLSILKNIAEASRKPYFAIIGGGNFYDKAASFEFLASRCQGFVFVGMMAFQVMHALGVSVPQNLVDHKSFNKALDIVRLAQDKNIEILYPKDFWCRNKCDPKQLQVFPSHGILDVWVPVDLGPASLDEICSSLANCKKILWIGPVKFVDSNKCTNQASKLVEFLVQLSQSNCNITIVGNTACQLMSQERSPMSSTSMIENASVVWEFLKGRKLPGVMALDRAYPSEINWKDVYSDPAQPLVVDIGSGNGLFLLEMARRRQDLNFLGLEINEKLVLRCLDSILQLGIKNGHFIATNATSTFRSIVSTYPGELVLVSIQCPDPDFNKPEHRWRMLQRSLIEAAVDLLAPDGKVVFLQSDVKAVAMRMKEQFLRHGKGKLDLMHSQNNGQSEWLEENPFRVRSDWERHVLERRDPMYRMMFSKSHDINEISAANDM from the exons ATGTTGAGAGCACACTTAAGCATAAG GGAGGAGCTTATTGGAAAAGTTGTCATGGTCAGATTTGATTCTAACATATTACTCAAGCCAGAGAGTGACCAGAAGATTCAATCAGATTTTAATGCAAGGTTtacaattaaatatttatatgatGCGGGAGCAAAGGTAATCTTGGTCAGTGATTGGGACATGAATAATTCAGAGTTTCTTTGTCAAGCTTCAGTTGCAG ATTTTTTGACAGAAATTCTTCAACTACAAGTTGTTCCACTGCAAGGCATTTCTTGTAATAAACTATCAAAGATTACAGACCTCAAGAAAGAGAATGTTTATTTGCTTGAGAATCTTTCTGATTTTAAAGAGGAAGTTGCCAATTCTTTGGAGTTTGCTACAGAATTATCATCAGGAGTTGATATCTTTGTCAATGACTCCTTCTCCCAGTCTCATAAAGTTCTAGCATCAACTGTTGGTATTACTCGTTTCTGTTATGCCTGTATAGCTGGTTTTCACTTTGAGGAGAGGCTTTCTATACTGAAGAATATTGCAGAAGCTAGTAGGAAACCATATTTTGCAATT ATTGGGGGCGGAAACTTCTATGATAAAGCAGCTTCCTTTGAGTTTCTAGCTTCCAGATGCCAGGGGTTTGTCTTTGTCGGAATGATGGCATTTCAAGTAATGCATGCATTAGGAGTATCAGTTCCTCAGAACTTGGTGGATCATAAGTCATTTAATAAAGCCTTGGATATAGTTAGACTTGCTCAGGATAAAAATATAGAGATTCTGTATCCAAAAGATTTTTGGTGTAGGAATAAATGTGATCCTAAGCAATTGCAAGTATTTCCATCTCATGGCATTTTGGATG TTTGGGTGCCTGTTGACCTTGGACCTGCATCATTGGATGAAATATGTTCCTCTCTTGCAAATTGCAAG AAAATTCTTTGGATTGGTCCAGTGAAATTTGTTGATTCCAATAAGTGCACAAATCAGGCCTCTAAATTGGTGGAATTTCTTGTACAATTGAGCCAAAGCAACTGTAACATAACCATTGTTGGGAACACGGCTTGTCAACTGATGAGCCAGGAAAGAAGTCCGATGTCCTCTACAAGTATGATTGAGAATGCCTCAGTTGTATGGGAATTTCTCAAAGGAAGAAAGCTCCCTGGTGTTATGGCTCTAGACAGA GCCTATCCATCTGAAATCAACTGGAAGGATGTTTATTCTGACCCTGCTCAGCCTCTGGTTGTTGATATAGGAAGTG GTAATGGACTTTTTCTTCTCGAAATGGCTAGGAGGAGGCAAGATTTAAACTTCCTTGGTTTGGAGATTAATGAAAAG CTTGTTTTGCGCTGTTTGGACTCTATTCTTCAACTTGGCATAAAGAATGG GCACTTTATTGCTACTAATGCAACATCAACATTCCGTTCAATTGTTTCTACTTACCCGGGAGAGTTAGTTCTTGTCTCAATACAG TGTCCAGATCCTGATTTCAATAAACCTGAGCATAGGTGGAGGATGCTGCAGAGATCTTTAATTGAAGCAGCGGTGGATCTTCTAGCACCTGACGGGAAGGTA GTGTTTTTGCAATCTGATGTCAAAGCTGTAGCAATGAGAATGAAAGAACAATTTTTAAGACATGGCAAGGGTAAGCTTGATTTGATGCATAGTCAAAACAATGGCCAAAGTGAGTGGCTTGAAGAAAACCCTTTTAGGGTTAGATCGGATTGGGAAAGACATGTTTTGGAGCGCAGGGACCCAATGTACCGAATGATGTTCTCTAAATCACATGATATTAATGAAATTTCAGCTGCAAATGATATGTAA
- the LOC112783438 gene encoding uncharacterized protein isoform X4, which yields MLRAHLSIREELIGKVVMVRFDSNILLKPESDQKIQSDFNARFTIKYLYDAGAKVILVSDWDMNNSEFLCQASVADFLTEILQLQVVPLQGISCNKLSKITDLKKENVYLLENLSDFKEEVANSLEFATELSSGVDIFVNDSFSQSHKVLASTVGITRFCYACIAGFHFEERLSILKNIAEASRKPYFAIIGGGNFYDKAASFEFLASRCQGFVFVGMMAFQVMHALGVSVPQNLVDHKSFNKALDIVRLAQDKNIEILYPKDFWCRNKCDPKQLQVFPSHGILDVWVPVDLGPASLDEICSSLANCKKILWIGPVKFVDSNKCTNQASKLVEFLVQLSQSNCNITIVGNTACQLMSQERSPMSSTSMIENASVVWEFLKGRKLPGVMALDRAYPSEINWKDVYSDPAQPLVVDIGSGNGLFLLEMARRRQDLNFLGLEINEKLVLRCLDSILQLGIKNGHFIATNATSTFRSIVSTYPGELVLVSIQCPDPDFNKPEHRWRMLQRSLIEAAVDLLAPDGKVFLQSDVKAVAMRMKEQFLRHGKGKLDLMHSQNNGQSEWLEENPFRVRSDWERHVLERRDPMYRMMFSKSHDINEISAANDM from the exons ATGTTGAGAGCACACTTAAGCATAAG GGAGGAGCTTATTGGAAAAGTTGTCATGGTCAGATTTGATTCTAACATATTACTCAAGCCAGAGAGTGACCAGAAGATTCAATCAGATTTTAATGCAAGGTTtacaattaaatatttatatgatGCGGGAGCAAAGGTAATCTTGGTCAGTGATTGGGACATGAATAATTCAGAGTTTCTTTGTCAAGCTTCAGTTGCAG ATTTTTTGACAGAAATTCTTCAACTACAAGTTGTTCCACTGCAAGGCATTTCTTGTAATAAACTATCAAAGATTACAGACCTCAAGAAAGAGAATGTTTATTTGCTTGAGAATCTTTCTGATTTTAAAGAGGAAGTTGCCAATTCTTTGGAGTTTGCTACAGAATTATCATCAGGAGTTGATATCTTTGTCAATGACTCCTTCTCCCAGTCTCATAAAGTTCTAGCATCAACTGTTGGTATTACTCGTTTCTGTTATGCCTGTATAGCTGGTTTTCACTTTGAGGAGAGGCTTTCTATACTGAAGAATATTGCAGAAGCTAGTAGGAAACCATATTTTGCAATT ATTGGGGGCGGAAACTTCTATGATAAAGCAGCTTCCTTTGAGTTTCTAGCTTCCAGATGCCAGGGGTTTGTCTTTGTCGGAATGATGGCATTTCAAGTAATGCATGCATTAGGAGTATCAGTTCCTCAGAACTTGGTGGATCATAAGTCATTTAATAAAGCCTTGGATATAGTTAGACTTGCTCAGGATAAAAATATAGAGATTCTGTATCCAAAAGATTTTTGGTGTAGGAATAAATGTGATCCTAAGCAATTGCAAGTATTTCCATCTCATGGCATTTTGGATG TTTGGGTGCCTGTTGACCTTGGACCTGCATCATTGGATGAAATATGTTCCTCTCTTGCAAATTGCAAG AAAATTCTTTGGATTGGTCCAGTGAAATTTGTTGATTCCAATAAGTGCACAAATCAGGCCTCTAAATTGGTGGAATTTCTTGTACAATTGAGCCAAAGCAACTGTAACATAACCATTGTTGGGAACACGGCTTGTCAACTGATGAGCCAGGAAAGAAGTCCGATGTCCTCTACAAGTATGATTGAGAATGCCTCAGTTGTATGGGAATTTCTCAAAGGAAGAAAGCTCCCTGGTGTTATGGCTCTAGACAGA GCCTATCCATCTGAAATCAACTGGAAGGATGTTTATTCTGACCCTGCTCAGCCTCTGGTTGTTGATATAGGAAGTG GTAATGGACTTTTTCTTCTCGAAATGGCTAGGAGGAGGCAAGATTTAAACTTCCTTGGTTTGGAGATTAATGAAAAG CTTGTTTTGCGCTGTTTGGACTCTATTCTTCAACTTGGCATAAAGAATGG GCACTTTATTGCTACTAATGCAACATCAACATTCCGTTCAATTGTTTCTACTTACCCGGGAGAGTTAGTTCTTGTCTCAATACAG TGTCCAGATCCTGATTTCAATAAACCTGAGCATAGGTGGAGGATGCTGCAGAGATCTTTAATTGAAGCAGCGGTGGATCTTCTAGCACCTGACGGGAAG GTGTTTTTGCAATCTGATGTCAAAGCTGTAGCAATGAGAATGAAAGAACAATTTTTAAGACATGGCAAGGGTAAGCTTGATTTGATGCATAGTCAAAACAATGGCCAAAGTGAGTGGCTTGAAGAAAACCCTTTTAGGGTTAGATCGGATTGGGAAAGACATGTTTTGGAGCGCAGGGACCCAATGTACCGAATGATGTTCTCTAAATCACATGATATTAATGAAATTTCAGCTGCAAATGATATGTAA